Proteins encoded within one genomic window of Mesobacillus subterraneus:
- the mreBH gene encoding rod-share determining protein MreBH, whose translation MLSTTEIGIDLGTANTLVYSKNKGIALNEPSVVAIDTETKNVLAVGKEAKEMIGKTPGKIVAIRPLKDGVIADFDVTTEMLKQIMKKASKKGGFSLRKPDVVVCTPSGSTSVERRAIQDAVRNAGAKKVHLIEEPVAAAIGAGLPVDEPVANVVVDIGGGTTEVAIISYGGVVACHSIRIAGDRLDEDIVQYVRKEYNVLIGERTAEKIKMEIGYALVDHEMMELDIRGRDLVTGLPKTVTLNSYEIRDTIRESLLHIMEAIRATLEDCPAELSGDIVDRGVILSGGGALLNGIQDWLGSEMVVPVHIAPNPLESVAIGTGKALQYIHKLQPAVR comes from the coding sequence ATGTTATCAACTACAGAAATAGGGATTGATCTAGGTACAGCTAATACACTTGTATATAGTAAAAATAAAGGCATCGCCTTGAATGAACCTTCGGTTGTGGCGATAGATACTGAGACAAAAAATGTCCTTGCTGTCGGCAAGGAAGCTAAGGAAATGATTGGAAAGACTCCTGGAAAAATTGTGGCGATCCGTCCATTGAAAGATGGAGTCATTGCTGATTTCGATGTGACAACTGAAATGCTGAAGCAAATCATGAAGAAAGCTTCAAAAAAGGGCGGCTTTTCACTCCGCAAACCGGATGTTGTCGTCTGCACACCTTCCGGTTCAACAAGTGTTGAACGCCGTGCGATCCAGGATGCAGTCAGAAATGCTGGCGCAAAAAAGGTTCATCTGATTGAGGAACCAGTTGCAGCTGCAATTGGTGCTGGACTGCCCGTTGATGAGCCGGTAGCAAACGTTGTTGTTGATATCGGAGGGGGCACAACTGAAGTTGCCATCATTTCATATGGCGGTGTCGTTGCTTGCCATTCTATCCGCATCGCTGGAGACAGATTGGACGAAGACATCGTACAATACGTACGCAAAGAATATAATGTTCTCATTGGTGAAAGAACGGCTGAAAAAATCAAGATGGAAATTGGGTACGCGCTAGTTGATCATGAAATGATGGAACTGGATATCCGTGGCCGTGACCTTGTAACAGGTCTTCCAAAGACTGTTACCCTGAATTCTTATGAAATCAGGGACACAATCAGGGAATCTCTTCTTCATATCATGGAGGCAATCCGGGCTACTCTCGAAGACTGTCCTGCAGAACTGAGCGGCGATATCGTAGACCGCGGTGTAATCCTTTCCGGTGGCGGTGCATTGCTGAACGGGATTCAGGATTGGCTCGGCAGTGAGATGGTTGTTCCAGTACACATCGCACCGAATCCGCTGGAATCAGTTGCGATCGGAACCGGTAAGGCACTGCAATACATCCATAAACTTCAACCAGCTGTGAGATAA